The following coding sequences are from one Triticum aestivum cultivar Chinese Spring chromosome 5A, IWGSC CS RefSeq v2.1, whole genome shotgun sequence window:
- the LOC123106081 gene encoding pEARLI1-like lipid transfer protein 1: MATKAAVIATLLALNLLFFTLADDCGCKLPSPPPPGGGGGGGGGGGGGKGGGGGTGGCPIDALKLGACANVLGGLINLRPVTTPKQTCCSLLQGLADLDAAVCLCTALKANILGIHLNVPVDLSLLVNYCGKNVPSGFQCPT, from the coding sequence ATGGCGACGAAAGCGGCGGTGATCGCCACGCTGCTTGCCCTGAACCTGCTCTTCTTCACCTTGGCCGACGACTGCGGCTGCAAGCTgcctagcccgccgccgccgggcgggggaggaggaggagggggcggcggcggtggaggcaagGGTGGAGGAGGAGGGACCGGTGGCTGCCCTATTGACGCGCTGAAGCTTGGGGCGTGCGCGAACGTGCTGGGCGGGCTGATCAACCTGCGGCCGGTGACGACGCCGAAGCAGACGTGCTGCTCGCTGCTCCAGGGGCTGGCGGACCTGGATGCAGCCGTGTGCCTGTGCACGGCGCTCAAGGCCAACATCCTGGGCATCCACCTCAACGTCCCCGTCGACCTCAGCCTGCTCGTCAACTACTGCGGCAAGAACGTCCCCTCCGGCTTCCAGTGCCCCACCTAG